Proteins from a genomic interval of Paenibacillus lentus:
- the pssA gene encoding CDP-diacylglycerol--serine O-phosphatidyltransferase, with translation MITKSLPNVFTLGNLFLGMLAIIFAFDGKYSMSAIMVIVAMLLDGLDGRVARALNAQSEFGKELDSLSDIISFGVAPALLMYSIAFSHIHPGIAWAVTAIFPMCGALRLARFNVQKGIPGYFIGLPIPAAGGVIATLSLFHKNITAPYFIFGILLVSYLMVSSVRYPNFKKIGLPKKGVALAPLVVLIAVVVAVFFPDELSKMIFVPLVIYAAYGLKQNFDRLLRRSKQVDEEEAEEAYHNR, from the coding sequence ATGATTACAAAATCACTTCCGAATGTTTTCACCCTGGGGAATTTGTTTCTTGGGATGCTGGCGATTATATTTGCATTTGACGGAAAATACAGCATGTCCGCGATCATGGTGATTGTTGCCATGCTGCTTGATGGTTTGGATGGGCGGGTAGCTCGGGCGCTTAACGCCCAAAGTGAATTTGGCAAGGAGCTGGACTCTTTATCAGATATTATATCATTTGGCGTTGCTCCGGCACTTCTCATGTATTCGATTGCTTTTAGCCATATCCATCCTGGAATCGCCTGGGCTGTTACGGCCATTTTCCCCATGTGCGGGGCACTGAGATTGGCCCGGTTTAATGTGCAGAAGGGAATACCGGGTTATTTCATCGGCCTTCCGATCCCGGCAGCGGGCGGAGTTATTGCTACATTATCATTATTTCATAAAAATATTACGGCACCCTACTTCATTTTTGGGATCCTTCTTGTTTCGTACTTGATGGTTAGCTCCGTAAGGTATCCGAATTTTAAGAAGATCGGTCTTCCTAAGAAGGGTGTTGCCTTGGCGCCGCTTGTCGTGCTGATAGCGGTAGTAGTTGCTGTCTTTTTTCCAGACGAATTATCCAAAATGATCTTTGTTCCGTTAGTGATTTACGCGGCTTATGGCTTGAAGCAAAATTTCGACAGGCTGCTCCGCCGCAGCAAGCAAGTCGATGAGGAGGAAGCCGAGGAGGCTTACCACAACCGATGA
- the ispD gene encoding 2-C-methyl-D-erythritol 4-phosphate cytidylyltransferase, which translates to MVQANSASAGVVIVAAGRGTRMGTKENKQYLMLQNKPIFIHTLEVFDRHPLITEIVLVTGKQDVERVRAWIGEYGITTPIKVIPGGAERQHSVYQGLLHMSSTWVLVHDGVRPFVTEEQVTSCYEAAVAYGASVLAVPVKDTVKQVDEQGWVTATPDRRSLWAIQTPQAFRRSELMQAHEQAERDAFVGTDDSMLVERLGVSVRVVEGTYSNIKITTPDDLDYAEYIRAKKEAKGGNKA; encoded by the coding sequence GTGGTACAAGCTAACAGCGCCAGCGCGGGAGTTGTTATTGTGGCAGCTGGCCGCGGTACGCGCATGGGTACGAAGGAAAACAAGCAGTATCTCATGCTGCAGAACAAGCCCATCTTCATTCACACGCTAGAGGTGTTTGACCGCCATCCTCTAATTACCGAGATCGTGCTGGTCACCGGTAAGCAGGATGTGGAGCGGGTCAGAGCGTGGATTGGTGAGTACGGGATCACAACTCCAATCAAAGTCATTCCGGGCGGCGCCGAGCGTCAGCACTCCGTATACCAAGGGCTGCTTCATATGAGCTCAACTTGGGTACTGGTGCATGACGGCGTCCGCCCTTTTGTCACGGAAGAGCAGGTGACATCCTGCTATGAAGCGGCTGTAGCATATGGGGCATCTGTTCTGGCTGTTCCGGTGAAGGATACGGTTAAACAAGTGGATGAGCAGGGCTGGGTGACTGCTACACCGGATCGCCGCAGTCTGTGGGCTATTCAGACACCGCAGGCTTTTCGCCGTTCGGAGCTGATGCAGGCTCATGAGCAGGCTGAAAGGGACGCATTTGTAGGTACGGATGATTCGATGCTCGTGGAGCGTCTTGGCGTCTCGGTTCGCGTAGTGGAGGGGACTTATAGCAACATCAAAATAACTACGCCCGACGATTTGGACTACGCGGAGTATATCCGCGCAAAGAAGGAAGCTAAGGGAGGGAATAAAGCATGA
- the cysE gene encoding serine O-acetyltransferase, which translates to MFKRMKSDIQAVFDNDPAARSWFEVIFTYSGLHAIWNHRLAHAFYRRRWFTIARIISQTSRFFTGIEIHPGARIGNRLFIDHGMGVVIGETCEIGDDVVIYQGVTLGGSGKEKGKRHPTIGNNVVIGSGAKILGSFKIGDQSNIGANSVVLKEVPPQSTVVGIPGKVVRLRGKPLDRLSHQLPDPVIDSMKALQAEIEGLQAEIAELRQQLRQEQMTESK; encoded by the coding sequence ATGTTCAAGAGGATGAAATCTGACATTCAAGCCGTATTTGATAACGATCCAGCAGCTAGAAGTTGGTTCGAGGTAATCTTCACCTATTCCGGGCTGCATGCGATATGGAACCACCGGTTGGCGCATGCTTTCTATCGACGGCGGTGGTTCACGATCGCCAGAATCATTTCGCAGACGAGCCGTTTTTTTACGGGGATCGAAATTCATCCGGGAGCGCGGATCGGCAACCGGTTATTCATTGACCACGGGATGGGCGTAGTCATTGGGGAAACCTGCGAAATAGGTGACGATGTGGTTATCTATCAGGGAGTTACTCTGGGGGGAAGCGGTAAGGAAAAGGGCAAGCGTCATCCAACCATTGGTAACAATGTCGTTATTGGTTCTGGAGCGAAAATTCTCGGTTCATTTAAAATAGGAGACCAGTCGAATATCGGGGCTAATTCGGTTGTGCTGAAGGAGGTTCCGCCACAAAGCACGGTAGTCGGAATTCCTGGCAAAGTGGTACGACTGCGCGGGAAGCCGCTTGATCGGCTTAGCCATCAGCTTCCGGATCCAGTGATCGACTCAATGAAGGCGCTGCAGGCTGAGATCGAAGGACTGCAGGCTGAAATTGCTGAGCTAAGGCAGCAGCTGCGTCAGGAGCAGATGACGGAGAGTAAATAA
- the ispF gene encoding 2-C-methyl-D-erythritol 2,4-cyclodiphosphate synthase — translation MIRIGQGFDVHQLVEGRPCIIGGVTIPFEKGLLGHSDADVLLHAVADAVLGALGLGDIGRHFPDTDPAFKDADSLKLLQQVWDMAVKRGYRLGNLDATIIAQRPKMAPYIPQMVEVIAGALQADPSQVNVKASTTEQLGFNGRGEGITTLCVVCLTKDMVSS, via the coding sequence ATGATTAGAATTGGACAAGGGTTTGACGTGCATCAGCTCGTTGAAGGCAGGCCTTGTATTATCGGCGGGGTCACAATCCCATTTGAGAAGGGGCTGCTCGGACATTCCGATGCCGACGTGCTGCTGCATGCAGTAGCGGATGCGGTGCTTGGCGCATTGGGGCTTGGGGATATCGGGCGTCATTTCCCTGATACAGATCCGGCGTTCAAAGACGCTGACAGCTTGAAGCTGCTTCAGCAGGTATGGGATATGGCTGTGAAGCGCGGCTATCGTCTTGGCAATTTGGACGCGACCATTATTGCCCAGCGGCCGAAGATGGCTCCGTACATTCCGCAAATGGTCGAGGTTATTGCCGGGGCGCTCCAGGCAGATCCAAGCCAAGTGAATGTGAAGGCAAGTACGACGGAGCAGCTTGGGTTCAACGGTCGGGGAGAAGGAATTACGACTTTGTGTGTTGTATGCCTCACGAAAGATATGGTATCATCTTAA
- the radA gene encoding DNA repair protein RadA — protein MVKVKTKFFCTECGYESPKWYGKCPGCGSWNSMVEETEKVVKTQGMSSGLFHTKEKPLPIINIESGKEPRIVTGIGELNRVLGGGVVPGSLVLVGGDPGIGKSTLLLQTSHEMAKAGLKVLYISGEESIRQTKMRAERLGALSENLYVLCESDMDSIEAAIDDLQPNFLVIDSIQTVYLPEVTSAPGSVAQVRESTARFMRIAKGRGIATVLVGHVTKEGAIAGPRLLEHMVDCVLYFEGERHHSYRLLRAVKNRFGSTNEIGIFEMNESGLTEVINPSELFLSERPIGVAGSTVVASMEGTRPMLVELQALIATTQFPSPRRMATGVDHHRMGLIIAVLEKRMGMFLQNQDAYVNLAGGVKLDEPAVDLAIAVSIASSFRDVPTRPDDCFFGEVGLTGEVRAVSRAEQRVKEAAKLGFKRVILPEKSMKGWQSPAGIQLIGVNTVADALAVALD, from the coding sequence ATGGTTAAAGTAAAGACGAAGTTCTTTTGCACGGAGTGCGGATATGAATCGCCAAAATGGTATGGAAAATGTCCGGGCTGCGGTTCATGGAACTCCATGGTCGAAGAAACCGAAAAAGTTGTTAAGACGCAGGGGATGTCCTCTGGTCTATTTCATACGAAAGAAAAGCCGCTTCCCATCATAAATATAGAAAGTGGCAAAGAACCGCGGATCGTTACGGGAATCGGAGAGCTTAACCGCGTGCTTGGCGGTGGAGTTGTGCCAGGTTCGCTCGTTCTCGTCGGCGGTGACCCCGGGATCGGTAAATCGACCTTGCTGCTTCAGACATCTCACGAGATGGCGAAGGCCGGGTTGAAAGTCCTGTATATATCTGGTGAGGAATCGATCCGTCAAACGAAAATGAGGGCGGAAAGACTTGGAGCTTTATCAGAGAATTTATATGTTCTGTGTGAGAGCGATATGGATTCCATTGAAGCGGCAATCGATGATCTGCAGCCGAATTTTCTTGTCATCGACTCCATTCAAACCGTATATTTGCCGGAAGTAACCAGTGCGCCGGGCAGTGTAGCCCAGGTTCGTGAATCTACAGCGCGTTTCATGCGTATCGCCAAAGGCCGGGGCATCGCCACGGTATTGGTCGGGCATGTGACGAAGGAGGGGGCTATCGCCGGTCCGCGGCTGCTGGAGCATATGGTGGACTGCGTGCTGTATTTTGAAGGAGAAAGACATCATTCCTATCGCTTGCTTCGTGCCGTGAAGAATCGTTTTGGTTCTACGAACGAAATCGGGATATTCGAAATGAATGAATCAGGCTTGACGGAGGTTATCAATCCATCGGAACTGTTTCTTTCTGAACGGCCGATTGGCGTAGCAGGTTCGACCGTTGTAGCGAGTATGGAGGGTACTCGTCCGATGCTGGTGGAATTGCAGGCGCTAATCGCCACGACGCAATTCCCTTCGCCGCGGAGGATGGCGACTGGCGTCGATCATCACCGAATGGGACTGATTATCGCGGTGCTTGAGAAACGAATGGGGATGTTCCTGCAGAATCAGGACGCCTATGTGAACTTGGCTGGCGGAGTGAAGCTGGATGAACCGGCTGTCGATCTTGCTATCGCCGTAAGCATTGCTTCCAGTTTTCGCGATGTTCCAACCAGGCCAGATGATTGTTTCTTTGGTGAGGTCGGACTGACCGGGGAAGTTCGGGCTGTCTCCCGGGCGGAGCAAAGAGTTAAAGAAGCCGCCAAGCTTGGCTTTAAACGTGTTATTTTGCCGGAGAAGAGCATGAAGGGCTGGCAGAGTCCCGCGGGAATACAATTGATTGGTGTAAATACTGTTGCAGATGCGCTAGCTGTTGCGTTAGATTAG
- the clpC gene encoding ATP-dependent protease ATP-binding subunit ClpC, with translation MMFGRFTERAQKVLALAQEEAVRLGHNNIGTEHILLGLIREGEGIAAKALIGLGLGLEKIQDEVETLIGRGQEQPANIAYTPRAKKVIELSMDEARKLGHTYVGTEHILLGLIREGEGVAARVLNNLGISLNKARQQVLQLLGSSEAVSSHHGTPANVNTPTLDSLARDLTESAKESNLDPVIGRSKEIERVIQVLSRRTKNNPVLIGEPGVGKTAIAEGLAQKIINNEIPETLRDKRVMTLDMGSVVAGTKYRGEFEDRLKKIMDEIRQAGNIILFIDELHTLIGAGGAEGAIDASNILKPALARGELQCIGATTLDEYRKYIEKDAALERRFQPITVDQPSVDEAIQILHGLRDRYEAHHRVKITDEAIEQAVKLSDRYIQDRFLPDKAIDLIDEAGSKVRLNSYTVPPNLKQLESRLEDIRKEKDAAVQSQEFEKAAALRDTEQKIREELDVTKNQWKEKQGRTDSEVTPEDIAQVVASWTGIPVSKLKEEETERLLNMEQILHERVIGQDEAVKAVSRAIRRARAGLKDPKRPMGSFIFLGPTGVGKTELARALAEAMFGDENAVIRIDMSEYMEKHSTARLVGAPPGYVGYEEGGQLTEKVRRKPYSVVLLDEIEKAHPEVFNILLQVLEDGRLTDSKGRVVDFRNTLIILTSNVGAEAIRRNTRLGFTAVEDSGADYDNMKGKVMEELKKSFRPEFLNRIDEIIVFHSLEKSHIGEIVTLMAEELRKRLQEFDVDFVLTDEAKEFLAKEGFDPAYGARPLRRAIQKHIEDRLSEELLTGNVQKGDSLTIDVEDGGLSVKKSGTFSKSAK, from the coding sequence ATGATGTTTGGAAGATTTACGGAGCGTGCCCAGAAGGTATTGGCACTTGCCCAAGAAGAAGCGGTACGGCTTGGACATAACAATATTGGAACAGAGCATATTTTGCTTGGCCTGATTCGCGAGGGGGAAGGAATTGCGGCTAAAGCGTTGATTGGTCTTGGACTGGGCCTGGAGAAAATTCAGGATGAAGTAGAGACCTTAATTGGACGCGGTCAAGAACAACCAGCGAATATTGCATATACGCCTAGAGCAAAGAAAGTCATCGAACTATCTATGGATGAGGCTCGTAAGCTCGGCCATACTTATGTAGGAACTGAGCATATTCTGCTTGGCCTGATTCGGGAAGGCGAGGGCGTTGCTGCACGGGTACTGAACAATTTGGGCATCAGCCTGAACAAAGCGCGCCAGCAAGTACTGCAACTGCTTGGAAGCAGCGAGGCGGTTTCCAGCCATCATGGTACTCCGGCCAATGTAAATACGCCAACGCTAGACAGCTTGGCTCGCGATTTGACAGAGTCGGCGAAAGAGAGCAACCTTGACCCGGTTATCGGCAGAAGCAAAGAAATCGAACGGGTCATTCAGGTACTCAGCCGCCGGACGAAGAACAATCCGGTATTGATCGGTGAGCCGGGTGTAGGTAAAACTGCGATCGCCGAGGGCTTGGCCCAGAAAATTATTAATAACGAAATCCCTGAAACTTTGCGTGATAAAAGAGTAATGACCCTCGATATGGGTTCTGTTGTAGCAGGCACCAAATATCGCGGTGAGTTTGAAGATCGTTTGAAGAAAATAATGGACGAAATCCGTCAGGCCGGGAATATCATCCTGTTTATTGACGAATTGCATACGTTGATTGGTGCAGGCGGAGCGGAAGGGGCAATCGACGCTTCCAACATCCTGAAGCCGGCGCTTGCTCGCGGTGAGCTGCAGTGCATCGGGGCAACGACATTGGATGAGTATCGTAAATATATCGAAAAGGATGCTGCGCTGGAGCGCCGTTTCCAGCCGATTACAGTCGATCAGCCGTCCGTTGACGAAGCCATCCAAATTTTGCATGGACTCCGCGATCGTTATGAGGCTCACCACCGTGTGAAAATTACGGATGAAGCAATTGAACAGGCGGTTAAGCTGTCTGATCGATATATTCAGGATCGATTTCTGCCCGATAAAGCCATCGACTTGATTGATGAGGCCGGATCGAAGGTACGGCTTAACTCTTATACGGTCCCGCCTAATCTGAAGCAGTTGGAGAGCCGTCTTGAAGACATCCGCAAAGAGAAGGATGCAGCTGTGCAAAGCCAGGAGTTCGAGAAAGCTGCCGCACTGCGCGATACGGAACAGAAAATCCGCGAAGAGCTGGATGTTACGAAGAATCAATGGAAAGAGAAGCAAGGCCGCACAGATTCTGAGGTAACGCCAGAGGATATCGCTCAGGTTGTAGCCAGCTGGACTGGTATTCCTGTAAGCAAGCTGAAGGAAGAAGAGACGGAAAGATTGCTTAATATGGAGCAAATCCTGCATGAACGTGTCATTGGCCAGGACGAAGCGGTGAAAGCGGTCAGCCGTGCCATCCGCAGGGCACGTGCTGGACTTAAGGATCCGAAGCGTCCGATGGGCTCCTTTATCTTCCTAGGACCTACAGGGGTCGGTAAGACGGAGCTGGCGCGCGCGCTTGCCGAAGCGATGTTCGGTGATGAGAACGCTGTGATTCGTATTGACATGTCCGAGTACATGGAGAAGCATTCTACTGCACGTCTTGTAGGTGCCCCTCCTGGATATGTCGGTTATGAAGAAGGAGGACAATTGACGGAAAAAGTGCGCCGTAAACCTTATTCCGTCGTACTGCTGGATGAAATCGAGAAAGCTCACCCGGAAGTATTCAACATCCTACTACAGGTGCTTGAGGATGGTCGATTGACCGATTCGAAGGGGCGTGTAGTGGACTTCCGTAACACATTAATTATTCTTACCTCGAACGTCGGGGCAGAAGCAATTAGACGCAATACACGACTTGGTTTCACTGCGGTAGAGGACTCCGGAGCCGATTATGACAATATGAAGGGCAAAGTGATGGAGGAACTGAAGAAGAGCTTCCGTCCGGAATTCCTTAACCGGATCGATGAAATCATTGTCTTCCATTCCCTCGAGAAATCGCATATCGGCGAAATTGTAACCTTGATGGCTGAAGAACTGCGTAAACGACTGCAAGAGTTCGATGTGGACTTCGTCCTGACGGATGAAGCGAAGGAGTTTCTCGCTAAAGAAGGCTTCGATCCAGCTTACGGGGCGCGTCCGCTTCGCCGGGCCATTCAGAAGCATATCGAGGATCGTTTGTCCGAAGAGCTGCTGACCGGTAATGTTCAGAAAGGCGATTCGTTAACGATTGATGTGGAAGATGGCGGTTTGTCCGTGAAAAAATCAGGCACTTTTTCAAAAAGCGCCAAGTAA
- a CDS encoding PIN/TRAM domain-containing protein, producing the protein MVKKWLMIMSALSGAWLGYTMDGLIGFFPQPLRAWFGGMSPLLSHLLLAAVGAILCVFMFTLVADVASARIRRWIEAITEIPMNEMMAGAAGLTAGLLLSLMVYPVLSLLGSMESFAQFAISALLGYMGLRVGLAKKEELSSFWKSGKWGSAGQGEERKLEEHKILDTSVIIDGRIADICKTGFIEGTIVIPEFVLEELQHIADSSDLLKRNRGRRGLDILNKIQKELDVKVMIYEGDFEEISEVDSKLVKLAKVLQGKVVTNDFNLNKVCELQGVSVLNINDLANAVKPVVLPGEEIMVQVIKDGKEHGQGVAYLDDGTMIVVEGGRDYIGTFTEVLVTSVLQTSAGRMIFAKPKLLEKAQ; encoded by the coding sequence ATGGTAAAAAAATGGTTAATGATCATGTCTGCTTTGAGCGGTGCATGGCTCGGGTATACGATGGACGGGCTGATCGGCTTTTTTCCACAGCCGTTGCGTGCTTGGTTTGGCGGGATGAGCCCTCTGTTGTCGCATCTACTGTTAGCGGCGGTTGGGGCTATTCTCTGTGTATTCATGTTCACCCTTGTTGCGGATGTCGCATCTGCAAGAATAAGACGGTGGATTGAAGCGATCACTGAAATACCTATGAATGAAATGATGGCCGGAGCGGCCGGCTTAACTGCAGGACTTCTACTTTCTTTAATGGTCTACCCTGTCTTGTCCCTGCTTGGTTCTATGGAGAGCTTTGCACAGTTCGCGATATCGGCCTTATTAGGCTACATGGGGCTGAGAGTGGGGCTGGCGAAGAAGGAAGAGCTGTCCTCGTTCTGGAAATCGGGAAAATGGGGAAGCGCTGGCCAAGGGGAAGAACGCAAGCTGGAGGAGCATAAGATTCTTGATACGAGCGTCATTATTGATGGACGGATTGCTGATATTTGCAAGACGGGCTTTATTGAAGGGACGATCGTCATTCCGGAGTTCGTACTGGAGGAGCTACAGCATATTGCGGACTCATCGGATTTGCTTAAACGCAATCGCGGGAGACGGGGACTAGATATTTTGAATAAAATCCAGAAAGAACTTGATGTCAAAGTGATGATTTACGAAGGGGATTTTGAGGAGATTTCTGAGGTGGACAGCAAACTGGTCAAGCTGGCTAAGGTGCTGCAGGGTAAGGTTGTTACGAACGATTTCAACTTGAACAAGGTTTGCGAGCTGCAAGGCGTGTCCGTACTTAACATCAACGATCTAGCGAATGCCGTTAAGCCGGTTGTACTGCCGGGAGAAGAGATTATGGTTCAGGTCATCAAGGACGGCAAGGAGCATGGTCAGGGGGTCGCCTATTTGGATGACGGCACCATGATCGTCGTTGAAGGAGGCCGGGATTATATCGGTACCTTTACCGAGGTGCTTGTCACGAGCGTACTTCAGACTTCAGCTGGTCGTATGATCTTCGCCAAACCGAAACTGTTGGAAAAAGCCCAGTAA
- the gltX gene encoding glutamate--tRNA ligase: MTEVRVRYAPSPTGHLHIGNARTALFNYLFARHHGGKLIIRIEDTDVKRNVAGGEENQLTYLKWLGIDWDESIDVGGEYGPYRQTERLDLYRKYWQELLDKGLAYRCYCTEEELEQEREEQIARGETPRYSGKHRDLTPEQCAAFEAEGRQASIRFRVPEGRTYTFEDLVKGPITFQSETSGDFVIVKKDGIPTYNFAVVLDDHLMKISHVLRGEDHVSNTPRQLMIYEAFGWEPPVFGHMTLIVGENHKKLSKRDESVIQFIEQYDELGYLPEAMFNFITLLGWSPEGEEEIFSKEELISIFDTKRLSRSPAVFDKHKLAHLNNHYIKNAAPDHIARLAIPHLQKASRLPAELTPEQEAWAKSLVALYQEQMTAASDIVELSDLFFRTHLELDAEAAAVLSGEQVPEVLSAFLAKVETLADYTAENIAALIKEVQKETGHKGKNLFMPIRVALTGQMHGRDLNQTIYLLGQDRTIDRLKAQIRSA; the protein is encoded by the coding sequence ATGACGGAGGTTCGTGTGCGCTATGCTCCGAGTCCAACGGGGCATTTACATATCGGCAATGCTAGAACTGCGCTATTCAATTATTTGTTTGCGAGACATCACGGGGGGAAACTGATCATTCGGATCGAGGACACTGATGTGAAGCGCAATGTCGCTGGTGGAGAAGAGAACCAGCTAACTTATTTAAAGTGGCTTGGCATCGATTGGGATGAGAGCATCGACGTGGGTGGAGAGTATGGCCCTTATCGCCAGACGGAACGGCTCGATCTTTATCGTAAATACTGGCAGGAGCTCCTTGACAAAGGATTGGCTTATCGCTGTTATTGTACCGAAGAGGAGCTCGAGCAAGAGCGCGAGGAGCAGATTGCCCGCGGAGAGACGCCGCGTTATTCTGGCAAGCACCGTGATTTGACGCCGGAGCAGTGCGCTGCTTTCGAGGCGGAAGGACGTCAGGCAAGCATTCGTTTCCGTGTGCCGGAGGGGCGTACGTATACGTTCGAGGATTTGGTCAAAGGACCGATTACGTTTCAATCCGAAACGAGCGGCGACTTTGTTATTGTAAAAAAAGACGGCATTCCAACTTATAATTTTGCGGTAGTGCTTGATGACCACTTGATGAAAATCTCCCACGTGCTTCGTGGAGAGGATCACGTATCCAACACGCCTCGCCAACTAATGATCTATGAGGCGTTTGGTTGGGAGCCGCCGGTATTCGGCCATATGACTTTAATCGTTGGCGAGAATCATAAGAAGCTGAGCAAGCGTGATGAATCGGTCATTCAGTTCATCGAGCAGTATGATGAACTGGGTTACCTGCCGGAAGCGATGTTCAACTTTATTACCCTGCTCGGCTGGTCGCCGGAGGGCGAGGAAGAGATATTCTCTAAGGAGGAATTAATCTCGATCTTCGACACGAAACGGCTGTCCCGCAGCCCAGCGGTGTTTGACAAGCATAAGCTAGCTCATTTGAACAACCACTACATCAAGAACGCCGCCCCTGACCACATTGCCCGGCTTGCTATTCCGCATCTGCAGAAGGCTTCGCGTCTGCCGGCTGAGCTTACGCCAGAGCAGGAGGCTTGGGCCAAATCGCTAGTTGCGTTGTATCAGGAGCAAATGACCGCGGCCTCGGATATCGTGGAGCTGTCGGATCTGTTCTTCCGTACGCATCTGGAATTGGATGCGGAAGCGGCTGCCGTTCTGTCCGGAGAGCAGGTGCCGGAGGTGCTAAGTGCATTCCTTGCGAAGGTGGAGACGCTTGCTGATTATACGGCTGAGAACATTGCTGCATTAATTAAAGAAGTGCAGAAAGAGACTGGCCATAAGGGTAAAAATCTGTTCATGCCGATTCGCGTCGCACTGACGGGCCAGATGCATGGCCGCGATTTGAATCAGACGATTTATTTGCTTGGCCAAGATCGCACGATCGATCGGCTTAAGGCGCAAATTCGCAGTGCATAG
- the disA gene encoding DNA integrity scanning diadenylate cyclase DisA yields the protein MKENTHAEKMNDLLRLVAPGTAFRDGLENVLRAKTGGLIVVGYSPEVMEVVEGGFSINCDFSPNYLYELAKMDGAIIMSEDLKRILYANTQLIPDSSISSSETGIRHRTAERVAKQTGKLVVSISQRRNIITLYQGALRYSLKEIGVILTKANQAIQTLEKYRAVLNQALTNLTASEFEELVTVPEVVNVIQRVEMVIRIKMEIKRFINELGSEGRLISMQMEELVSNMEEEAWLLYKDYAKEDNDEAIREIILGLKRSSDDELLEMSHITKLLGYPASAAMSEDLVSPRGYRVLNKIPRLPNVIIHNLVERFQQLPGVLMATIDELDEVDGIGEVRARTIKEGLKRLQEQAFIDRQI from the coding sequence ATGAAAGAAAACACCCATGCGGAGAAAATGAATGATTTGCTCAGGCTCGTTGCGCCCGGCACTGCTTTTCGCGACGGACTTGAGAATGTCCTTCGGGCCAAGACCGGTGGCTTGATCGTAGTGGGGTATAGCCCGGAAGTAATGGAAGTGGTGGAAGGGGGCTTCTCCATTAACTGTGATTTCTCGCCGAACTATTTATACGAGCTTGCTAAGATGGACGGAGCCATCATTATGAGTGAGGATCTTAAGAGAATTCTGTATGCAAACACGCAGCTTATTCCTGATTCCTCGATTTCCTCCTCAGAAACAGGAATTCGCCATCGAACGGCAGAGCGCGTAGCGAAGCAGACGGGCAAGCTGGTTGTCTCGATTTCTCAGCGCCGAAATATCATTACTTTGTATCAAGGTGCTCTCCGTTATTCCCTGAAGGAAATCGGGGTCATCCTGACGAAAGCAAATCAAGCGATCCAAACATTAGAAAAATACAGAGCTGTTTTGAATCAAGCGCTAACGAATTTAACGGCTTCCGAATTTGAAGAATTGGTAACCGTTCCTGAGGTTGTTAATGTTATTCAGCGCGTCGAAATGGTCATTCGCATCAAGATGGAGATCAAGCGCTTCATTAACGAGCTTGGCTCTGAGGGACGACTGATCAGTATGCAAATGGAAGAGCTGGTTAGCAATATGGAGGAAGAAGCATGGCTTCTATACAAAGACTACGCCAAGGAAGATAACGATGAAGCGATTCGTGAAATTATCCTTGGTCTGAAGCGTTCCAGTGACGATGAGCTCCTTGAGATGAGCCACATCACCAAGCTGCTGGGCTATCCAGCCTCTGCCGCAATGTCTGAAGATTTAGTTTCTCCACGCGGCTACCGTGTGTTAAACAAAATTCCACGTTTGCCTAATGTCATCATTCACAACTTGGTGGAGCGTTTTCAGCAGCTTCCAGGGGTACTGATGGCAACGATCGACGAATTGGATGAGGTAGACGGCATTGGGGAAGTTAGAGCGAGAACAATTAAAGAAGGATTGAAGCGACTGCAGGAACAAGCTTTTATCGATAGACAAATCTAA
- a CDS encoding DUF1573 domain-containing protein, whose product MSAQSLQSFQEQVSDLLLRHRSLLDVLSKMGQTNASVVRSVTKSVTECGCIELHATKQHFEPGIDLQQAKETIRKHVHGELCENCRDAITNELGRNLFYMSALCNLLEIDMDEVVRRESQKCSTLGLFNLS is encoded by the coding sequence ATGAGTGCTCAAAGCCTTCAATCTTTTCAAGAACAAGTTTCCGATTTGTTACTCCGTCACCGCAGTCTACTCGACGTCCTGTCTAAGATGGGACAAACTAACGCGTCCGTTGTCCGCTCTGTCACGAAATCTGTGACTGAATGCGGTTGCATTGAGCTTCACGCCACGAAGCAACACTTTGAACCCGGGATCGATTTGCAGCAAGCGAAGGAAACCATTCGCAAGCATGTTCATGGAGAACTGTGCGAGAACTGCCGGGACGCTATTACCAATGAATTAGGGCGTAATCTCTTCTATATGTCAGCACTCTGCAACTTGCTTGAGATCGACATGGATGAAGTGGTCAGACGAGAATCCCAGAAATGCTCTACTCTAGGACTGTTTAATTTGTCATAA